From Solanum lycopersicum chromosome 4, SLM_r2.1:
GGTTTCAACTTCTTCAGATTAGCATCTTTTCTTACAGTCTTGAATAGGACCTTGCTATTCATGAACAGGTAGATATCCATTGTTCTCCTGGAAGCGTAAAGGCCAATATACCCAGGATGTGATGGAAAAGCTAGCTCTTCATTGAAAACTGCCTGGTCCCAGGAATTTGGCTGAGTAGTAAGCCGATCAGCAACCCGATCTAAGAGCTCGATTGAAGGAATTGTTGGCCGAATATAAAAGAAACCAGAATTATAAACCCATATCCTCATTGTATGTGCATATCGAGCCCAACCCATTGATGGTTCATCAAAAACATCATTATAACCATAAGCTGTCATATTATTGTGACCATCTGACATTGATTCAACATCTGAATCACGATATAAATGATCAAAAGGATTTTGCAAATACACAATATCGACATCAGAAAGGAGGACACCGTAACCAAGCTGCAAAAACTCCCTCAAAATTCGGAACTTCAACCCTGAGACAGCGTGGTTGCCTCCACTTTTTCCAATAAAATCAACATTCTCATCAGGGTCCCTTTTATAAACTGGGACGTCATTTTCCTTGCAGAACTCCACTATAGCGTCATCTAAAGCCACGACCAGATAATTGGGAATACCCACTTTTTTAATACTGTTGAACCAAACCTCCAACATGGATTTCACATTTGAATTAGCAAGTGCAACTATGACCTCTTTGCCAACTGCAATCTCTGCCAAGAGCTTTGCTAATCTTGGGTTCACTGACTCATCAGGCATAACAGGAGGGTTAGTTCTCAAACTTTTGACAGTTCCAAAAGGTCCAGCTTTCTGAGGTTGACTCGACACCACCAGTTGCTCCTGTGTACGACCATTTCCCTGCTGAGCCGCCTGAAGCTTTTGATTTAGCTCTCTCACCTGCTTTTGCAACTCTGCATTCTTTTCAGTCAACTTCCTATTTTCAGATTTCATCATGTTTACCCCCTCCGTGGATTCACAGTTGAGCGAGTCAACCTAGGAATCAAATTGAATCTCTAATTAAGGAgctataaaaataattcaacacTTATCAAGCAACATCCACACGTTATATCCAGTTCCAACATAAAAACGACAACCATAATTAACATTTGtccttttatatataaatgaagATTTACACATGCAATCTAACAAAGGATACCAGCTGACTAAATTCCTAACTACACCCTCATAACTTCATACACGCCACCTAAATGCAATTCAAAGACAGAGTAACAATACAACTCTAAGAAACAACTACATTAATTAACCTCAAGAAAAACAAAACTCCCCTAAGCTCTTACAACAACATACCAACGTAACCAGTGTAATCCCATAATTGAGGTCTGAGAAGGGTAATATGTACACAAACCTTTGCTcttactacaacaacaacaacaccacaCCCAGTGTAATCCCCAATTGGAGACTGTGACGGTAGGATGTATGCACACCTTACCCCTTCTTCGCTCTTTCTTAGTCTAGTACAGCAACAACACACCGAATATAATCACAAAAGTGGAGACTGGAAAGGGTAGGATGTACGCACACCTTACTACATCTTTGGTCTTACTTAGtctactacaacaacaacaacaatatacccAGTGTAACCACGGGAAATGGAGTCTCGGAGAGGTACACAGACCTTACACCCCACCACCTTTGCTCTTAGTCTAGTAAGCAGAGATGTCAATACAAGTAAATAACACAATTCTATCACAACCCAATTATATAAGTAACCCAAATTAACTGAAAACTCACCTGAAGATTAGATTTAGAAACAGGGTGACTTTGAGACCTTGGATCGGGAGAAAAAAATCCATTAGGATACAAGAAAGCAAACACACAACCCAATAAAACTCCGATCGCAATTGCTCCAGCAATTCGAGATCCTCTTATAGATTGACCATACTTCTCCCTACGACCCGCCATTTTCTCTTCACTTTTCAAGACAAAATatccctttctttttttctttttttttctataacaTGAAGTAAAGATTACTCAAAAcattaaacaacaaaaaaattaaaatgggtCTTCAAGATTTAAGCCCAAGATGCAAAAAAGTTTGGATCTTGGTGatctttgattattattattgaaaataatctaagtatttgaatttatttttgtatgtaaGAAGTGAGTGAGTCGTCGGAAGGGGGGCTCAGTGGTTAGTGGCACCGTTGTGGTAagaatattttatacaatttgggTTTATATTTGGTGTTTTGTGGAGCAGAGTATAGGTGAATTGAATAGTTGTAATATTCTTTCTGTTttataaaaatggaaaattatttttattgggataactatttataaaataatttacttttaagtaAAATAGAGAGTGATTTATCATGTCATGTTATAGTTTTGGGTGTTTTTTTCGGTGATCTTCTAGCCTTAGAAGAAGTTGAGTTTGTCTTGGGTACGTGCATTGTCCTCTTTCGATAAGTTAGTTTaggagattttttaaaaaaaattatttggtgaCATTTAGGGTTACCTTCAttgaattatttgaatttgaattacaATTCtaatcaaaaagtaaaataagccGAAGAAATTACGATATTCTGTTGATATGGAATCTATTTACTTAAAGTCattaatattgatatttatatttgaattttgctcaa
This genomic window contains:
- the LOC101253890 gene encoding arabinosyltransferase RRA3, with protein sequence MAGRREKYGQSIRGSRIAGAIAIGVLLGCVFAFLYPNGFFSPDPRSQSHPVSKSNLQVDSLNCESTEGVNMMKSENRKLTEKNAELQKQVRELNQKLQAAQQGNGRTQEQLVVSSQPQKAGPFGTVKSLRTNPPVMPDESVNPRLAKLLAEIAVGKEVIVALANSNVKSMLEVWFNSIKKVGIPNYLVVALDDAIVEFCKENDVPVYKRDPDENVDFIGKSGGNHAVSGLKFRILREFLQLGYGVLLSDVDIVYLQNPFDHLYRDSDVESMSDGHNNMTAYGYNDVFDEPSMGWARYAHTMRIWVYNSGFFYIRPTIPSIELLDRVADRLTTQPNSWDQAVFNEELAFPSHPGYIGLYASRRTMDIYLFMNSKVLFKTVRKDANLKKLKPVIVHVNYHPDKFPRMKAVVEYYVNGKQDALDAFPDGSV